A single Schistocerca piceifrons isolate TAMUIC-IGC-003096 chromosome 6, iqSchPice1.1, whole genome shotgun sequence DNA region contains:
- the LOC124803098 gene encoding zinc finger protein 677-like: MSDSQETLYKCEECSSEFKMRMNLYAHMRKVHEPDIHVSKKGKGRELCPQCGIAFMRCSSLKRHQITVHGMKSEENSRKCRIICPQCSLSFLTYDTLRTLIQENHDVSFECQEIEFGCLADFGEWKISYKK, from the exons ATGAGTGATTCCCAAGAAACGCTCTATAAGTGTGAGGAATGCAGTTCAGAGTTTAAAATGCGAATGAACCTCTACGCCCATATGAGGAAAGTTCATGAACCTGATATCCATGTGTCTAAAAAAGGAAAAGGCAGAGAATTGTGTCCCCAGTGCGGAATTGCATTTATGAGATGCAGTTCATTAAAACGTCATCAAATAACTGTGCATGGCATGAAGTCGGAGGAAAACAGTCGGAAATGCCGCATTATTTGCCCACAGTGCTCTCTCTCGTTTCTCACCTATGACACACTGAGAACACTTATTCAAGAGAACCATGACGTTAGTTTTGAGTGTCAGGAGATAGAATTTGGTTGTCTTGcag ACTTTGGAGAGTggaaaatttcatacaaaaagtaa
- the LOC124802916 gene encoding uncharacterized protein LOC124802916 isoform X2, translating to MGTRGQSWQGVPVGRVLQDVRSAPVAASVERIHLLEKKDLHNIKRDFDIGYATKKHENDAVSVKLWVEEMKRQSDNPVLYFKQQKQVHPNFQDEDFILIIMTDFQAEQLLKYGEDKICVDGTHGMTAYDFQLFTIVVVDRYGAGMPVAFCFSNRGDMCLLSFYFKCVREKGGHCKDQCVYV from the exons ATGGGAACGAGAGGGCAGagttggcag GGTGTTCCTGTTGGACGAGTTTTACAAGATGTCCGAAGTGCACCAGTCGCTGCAAGTGTGGAGAGAATCCATCTCCTTGAGAAAAAAGATTTGCATAATATAAAAAGGGATTTTGATATTGGTTATGCAACGAAGAAGCATGAAAATGATGCAGTGAGTGTGAAATTGTGGGtcgaagaaatgaagagacaaagtGACAACCCAGTACTGTATTTCAAGCAGCAAAAACAAGTGCATCCTAATTTTCAAGATGAAGACTTCATTCTTATTATAATGACAGACTTTCAGGCCGAACAACTTCTAAAGTATGGAGAAGATAAAATATGTGTGGATGGCACTCATGGCATGACTGCATACGATTTTCAACTTTTTACTATTGTCGTTGTTGATAGATATGGTGCTGGAATGCCAgttgcattttgtttttcaaataggGGAGACATGTGCTTACtgtctttttatttcaaatgtgtgagaGAGAAGGGTGGGCACTGTAAAGACCAATGTGTTTATGTCTGA
- the LOC124802916 gene encoding uncharacterized protein LOC124802916 isoform X1 has product MSDDAPAFYNAWSAVMGPVPNQLLCSWRIQRNWSQNLRRISGGSEKKSAVFSSLKRLQTELDIDVFSCSLEKVVEDLLNDPDTAEFGRYFLKMYCQRVEKWAYCFRHRLGINTNNYLESPHKVIKYSYLEGKKCRRLDKSLNALLCLVRDKVYEGLVKLSKCKQCSRASRVKASHNDSSAITNGMILCRGEGLWEVLSSTGCEVYVVVKNSELICERKCSLKCNTCNICVHSYKCSCLDNILNFNICKHIHACAKSLSGAVQESEQCSLSSSADNEYVSALLSGNSEKSADTFEQDVMSHRETIVALSKGTQWTGD; this is encoded by the coding sequence ATGTCTGACGATGCACCAGCATTTTATAATGCATGGTCAGCAGTAATGGGACCTGTGCCAAACCAGTTGCTGTGTTCTTGGCGTATACAACGGAACTGGTCTCAGAATTTAAGGAGAATTTCTGGGGGTAGTGAGAAAAAATCAGCAGTGTTTAGTTCACTAAAGCGACTTCAGACTGAACTGGATATAGATGTTTTTAGTTGTAgtctggagaaagtggtggaagacTTATTGAATGATCCGGATACTGCAGAATTTGGCAGGTACTTTCTTAAGATGTACTGCCAGCGAGTGGAAAAGTGGGCGTATTGTTTTAGGCACCGACTGGGCATTAATACAAACAATTACTTGGAGTCCCCACATAAAGTTATTAAATACAGTTATCTAGAAGGGAAAAAGTGCAGAAGGCTGGATAAGTCATTAAATGCTTTGTTATGTTTAGTgagagacaaagtatatgaggGCTTAGTGAAGCTCTCAAAATGTAAGCAGTGCTCTAGGGCATCAAGAGTGAAAGCAAGCCACAACGATAGCTCAGCTATAACAAATGGGATGATTTTATGCAGGGGTGAAGGGTTGTGGGAAGTGCTTTCTTCCACTGGTTGTGAAGTGTATGTTGTTGTAAAAAATTCAGAACTGATATGCGAAAGAAAATGTTCACTTAAGTGTAACACCTGCAACATATGTGTACATTCGTATAAATGCAGCTgtttagacaacattttaaattttaacatatgtaaGCATATACATGCATGTGCCAAATCATTGTCTGGTGCTGTCCAGGAGAGTGAACAGTGTTCCTTGTCCTCTAGTGCAGACAATGAATATGTGTCAGCATTGCTTTCTGGCAATTCAGAAAAATCTGCTGACACATTTGAACAGGATGTGATGTCTCACCGTGAAACTATAGTTGCACTCAGCAAAGGAACACAGTGGACAGGAGACTAA